In Puntigrus tetrazona isolate hp1 chromosome 24, ASM1883169v1, whole genome shotgun sequence, a genomic segment contains:
- the pde7a gene encoding high affinity cAMP-specific 3',5'-cyclic phosphodiesterase 7A isoform X7 — MELCYQLPVLPLDRPVPKHVLSRRGAISFSSSSSLFGAPDPRQLSQRRGAISYDSSDQTALYIRMLGDVRVRSQVGFEPERRGSHPYLGVDFRTLHSRAESAGSIPARRIRRLFSFQRHLLSSRLLRGAPHLNPLHILDEDYCGQAKCMLEKVGSWNFDIFLFDRLTNGNSLVFLTFHLLNQYGLIELFQLDMVKVRRFLVLVQEDYHNQNPYHNAVHAADVTQAMHCYLREPKLAQSLTSFDILLGLLAAATHDLDHPGVNQPFLIKTNHYLAALYRNTSVLENHHWRSAVGLLRETELFSHLPAEDSLSIERQLGSLILATDISRQNEYLSRFRTHLDENDLCLGHPSHRHFVLQMALKCADICNPCRPWELSKQWSEKVTEEFFHQGDIEKKHKLEISPLCDSEANTIASVQIGFMTYVVEPLFAEWARFSDTRLSQTMLGHLGLNKASWSAMEPEASGSSEEGESETGRATEEPSSRALSQGSQES; from the exons AGACGCGGAGCAATCTCCTATGACAGCTCTGATCAAACCGCTCTGTATATTCGCATGCTAG GAGATGTGAGAGTGAGAAGTCAGGTAGGCTTTGAACCTGAACGAAGAGGCTCGCACCCGTACCTGGGCGTTGATTTCCGCACTTTGCACT CCCGTGCTGAGTCAGCAGGGTCGATTCCAGCTCGGAGGATCCGGAGGCTCTTCAGTTTCCAGCGACACCTGCTCTCGTCCCGTCTGCTGCGAGGAGCGCCGCACCTCAACCCCCTCCACATCCTGGACGAGGACTACTGCGGTCAGGCCAAG TGTATGCTTGAAAAGGTTGGAAGCTGGAATTTTGATATATTCCTCTTTGACAGACTAACAAATG GAAACAGTCTTGTCTTCTTGACATTTCATTTGCTGAACCAGTATGGCCTCATCGAGCTCTTCCAGTTAGACATGGTTAAAGTGCGTCGATTTCTGG TTCTGGTTCAAGAAGACTACCACAATCAGAACCCTTATCATAATGCAGTCCATGCTGCTGATGTCACCCAGGCCATGCACTGTTACCTGAGAGAACCCAAG cTCGCCCAGTCCCTAACATCATTTGACATCCTCTTAGGGTTGCTGGCTGCAGCCACACACGATCTGGACCACCCTGGAGTCAACCAGCCTTTTCTCATTAAAACCAACCATTACCTTGCAGCTTTGTACCGG AATACCTCAGTTCTGGAGAACCATCACTGGAGGTCTGCAGTGGGACTGCTCAGAGAGACCGAACTCTTTTCCCATCTTCCTGCAGAAGACAG TCTGAGTATAGAGAGGCAGCTGGGGTCGCTTATTCTGGCCACTGATATCAGCCGACAGAATGAGTACTTGTCCCGGTTCAGGACACATCTGGATGAGAACGACTTGTGTTTAGGACACCCTTCTCATCGACATTTCGTTCTGCAG ATGGCCCTGAAGTGTGCAGATATCTGTAACCCGTGTAGACCATGGGAGCTCAGCAAACAGTGGAGTGAGAAGGTCACAGAGGAGTTCTTCCACCAAG GTGACATTGAGAAGAAGCATAAACTTGAAATCAGTCCACTGTGTGATAGTGAAGCCAACACCATAGCCAGTGTTCAGATCG GTTTCATGACTTACGTGGTGGAGCCTCTGTTTGCCGAGTGGGCTCGCTTTTCAGACACGCGGCTTTCTCAAACCATGCTCGGCCATTTGGGCCTGAACAAAGCCAGTTGGAGTGCCATGGAGCCCGAGGCGTCGGGGAGCTCAGAGGAGGGGGAATCCGAAACAGGCCGGGCCACAGAAGAGCCCAGTTCCAGAGCCTTATCTCAGGGAAGCCAAGAATCATGA
- the pde7a gene encoding high affinity cAMP-specific 3',5'-cyclic phosphodiesterase 7A isoform X9, translating to MELCYQLPVLPLDRPVPKHVLSRRGAISFSSSSSLFGAPDPRQLSQRRGAISYDSSDQTALYIRMLDVRVRSQVGFEPERRGSHPYLGVDFRTLHSRAESAGSIPARRIRRLFSFQRHLLSSRLLRGAPHLNPLHILDEDYCGQAKCMLEKVGSWNFDIFLFDRLTNGNSLVFLTFHLLNQYGLIELFQLDMVKVRRFLVLVQEDYHNQNPYHNAVHAADVTQAMHCYLREPKLAQSLTSFDILLGLLAAATHDLDHPGVNQPFLIKTNHYLAALYRNTSVLENHHWRSAVGLLRETELFSHLPAEDSLSIERQLGSLILATDISRQNEYLSRFRTHLDENDLCLGHPSHRHFVLQMALKCADICNPCRPWELSKQWSEKVTEEFFHQGDIEKKHKLEISPLCDSEANTIASVQIGFMTYVVEPLFAEWARFSDTRLSQTMLGHLGLNKASWSAMEPEASGSSEEGESETGRATEEPSSRALSQGSQES from the exons AGACGCGGAGCAATCTCCTATGACAGCTCTGATCAAACCGCTCTGTATATTCGCATGCTAG ATGTGAGAGTGAGAAGTCAGGTAGGCTTTGAACCTGAACGAAGAGGCTCGCACCCGTACCTGGGCGTTGATTTCCGCACTTTGCACT CCCGTGCTGAGTCAGCAGGGTCGATTCCAGCTCGGAGGATCCGGAGGCTCTTCAGTTTCCAGCGACACCTGCTCTCGTCCCGTCTGCTGCGAGGAGCGCCGCACCTCAACCCCCTCCACATCCTGGACGAGGACTACTGCGGTCAGGCCAAG TGTATGCTTGAAAAGGTTGGAAGCTGGAATTTTGATATATTCCTCTTTGACAGACTAACAAATG GAAACAGTCTTGTCTTCTTGACATTTCATTTGCTGAACCAGTATGGCCTCATCGAGCTCTTCCAGTTAGACATGGTTAAAGTGCGTCGATTTCTGG TTCTGGTTCAAGAAGACTACCACAATCAGAACCCTTATCATAATGCAGTCCATGCTGCTGATGTCACCCAGGCCATGCACTGTTACCTGAGAGAACCCAAG cTCGCCCAGTCCCTAACATCATTTGACATCCTCTTAGGGTTGCTGGCTGCAGCCACACACGATCTGGACCACCCTGGAGTCAACCAGCCTTTTCTCATTAAAACCAACCATTACCTTGCAGCTTTGTACCGG AATACCTCAGTTCTGGAGAACCATCACTGGAGGTCTGCAGTGGGACTGCTCAGAGAGACCGAACTCTTTTCCCATCTTCCTGCAGAAGACAG TCTGAGTATAGAGAGGCAGCTGGGGTCGCTTATTCTGGCCACTGATATCAGCCGACAGAATGAGTACTTGTCCCGGTTCAGGACACATCTGGATGAGAACGACTTGTGTTTAGGACACCCTTCTCATCGACATTTCGTTCTGCAG ATGGCCCTGAAGTGTGCAGATATCTGTAACCCGTGTAGACCATGGGAGCTCAGCAAACAGTGGAGTGAGAAGGTCACAGAGGAGTTCTTCCACCAAG GTGACATTGAGAAGAAGCATAAACTTGAAATCAGTCCACTGTGTGATAGTGAAGCCAACACCATAGCCAGTGTTCAGATCG GTTTCATGACTTACGTGGTGGAGCCTCTGTTTGCCGAGTGGGCTCGCTTTTCAGACACGCGGCTTTCTCAAACCATGCTCGGCCATTTGGGCCTGAACAAAGCCAGTTGGAGTGCCATGGAGCCCGAGGCGTCGGGGAGCTCAGAGGAGGGGGAATCCGAAACAGGCCGGGCCACAGAAGAGCCCAGTTCCAGAGCCTTATCTCAGGGAAGCCAAGAATCATGA
- the pde7a gene encoding high affinity cAMP-specific 3',5'-cyclic phosphodiesterase 7A isoform X1: MELCYQLPVLPLDRPVPKHVLSRRGAISFSSSSSLFGAPDPRQLSQRRGAISYDSSDQTALYIRMLAVTNKTIKPSFVFTPGACVIFKQLFSRDVRVRSQVGFEPERRGSHPYLGVDFRTLHSRAESAGSIPARRIRRLFSFQRHLLSSRLLRGAPHLNPLHILDEDYCGQAKCMLEKVGSWNFDIFLFDRLTNGNSLVFLTFHLLNQYGLIELFQLDMVKVRRFLVLVQEDYHNQNPYHNAVHAADVTQAMHCYLREPKLAQSLTSFDILLGLLAAATHDLDHPGVNQPFLIKTNHYLAALYRNTSVLENHHWRSAVGLLRETELFSHLPAEDSLSIERQLGSLILATDISRQNEYLSRFRTHLDENDLCLGHPSHRHFVLQMALKCADICNPCRPWELSKQWSEKVTEEFFHQGDIEKKHKLEISPLCDSEANTIASVQIGFMTYVVEPLFAEWARFSDTRLSQTMLGHLGLNKASWSAMEPEASGSSEEGESETGRATEEPSSRALSQGSQES, from the exons AGACGCGGAGCAATCTCCTATGACAGCTCTGATCAAACCGCTCTGTATATTCGCATGCTAG ctgtgacaaacaaaacaatcaaaccCTCATTCGTGTTTACACCAG GAGCTTGTGTAATAttcaaacagctgttttcaa GAGATGTGAGAGTGAGAAGTCAGGTAGGCTTTGAACCTGAACGAAGAGGCTCGCACCCGTACCTGGGCGTTGATTTCCGCACTTTGCACT CCCGTGCTGAGTCAGCAGGGTCGATTCCAGCTCGGAGGATCCGGAGGCTCTTCAGTTTCCAGCGACACCTGCTCTCGTCCCGTCTGCTGCGAGGAGCGCCGCACCTCAACCCCCTCCACATCCTGGACGAGGACTACTGCGGTCAGGCCAAG TGTATGCTTGAAAAGGTTGGAAGCTGGAATTTTGATATATTCCTCTTTGACAGACTAACAAATG GAAACAGTCTTGTCTTCTTGACATTTCATTTGCTGAACCAGTATGGCCTCATCGAGCTCTTCCAGTTAGACATGGTTAAAGTGCGTCGATTTCTGG TTCTGGTTCAAGAAGACTACCACAATCAGAACCCTTATCATAATGCAGTCCATGCTGCTGATGTCACCCAGGCCATGCACTGTTACCTGAGAGAACCCAAG cTCGCCCAGTCCCTAACATCATTTGACATCCTCTTAGGGTTGCTGGCTGCAGCCACACACGATCTGGACCACCCTGGAGTCAACCAGCCTTTTCTCATTAAAACCAACCATTACCTTGCAGCTTTGTACCGG AATACCTCAGTTCTGGAGAACCATCACTGGAGGTCTGCAGTGGGACTGCTCAGAGAGACCGAACTCTTTTCCCATCTTCCTGCAGAAGACAG TCTGAGTATAGAGAGGCAGCTGGGGTCGCTTATTCTGGCCACTGATATCAGCCGACAGAATGAGTACTTGTCCCGGTTCAGGACACATCTGGATGAGAACGACTTGTGTTTAGGACACCCTTCTCATCGACATTTCGTTCTGCAG ATGGCCCTGAAGTGTGCAGATATCTGTAACCCGTGTAGACCATGGGAGCTCAGCAAACAGTGGAGTGAGAAGGTCACAGAGGAGTTCTTCCACCAAG GTGACATTGAGAAGAAGCATAAACTTGAAATCAGTCCACTGTGTGATAGTGAAGCCAACACCATAGCCAGTGTTCAGATCG GTTTCATGACTTACGTGGTGGAGCCTCTGTTTGCCGAGTGGGCTCGCTTTTCAGACACGCGGCTTTCTCAAACCATGCTCGGCCATTTGGGCCTGAACAAAGCCAGTTGGAGTGCCATGGAGCCCGAGGCGTCGGGGAGCTCAGAGGAGGGGGAATCCGAAACAGGCCGGGCCACAGAAGAGCCCAGTTCCAGAGCCTTATCTCAGGGAAGCCAAGAATCATGA
- the pde7a gene encoding high affinity cAMP-specific 3',5'-cyclic phosphodiesterase 7A isoform X6: MELCYQLPVLPLDRPVPKHVLSRRGAISFSSSSSLFGAPDPRQLSQRRGAISYDSSDQTALYIRMLGACVIFKQLFSNVRVRSQVGFEPERRGSHPYLGVDFRTLHSRAESAGSIPARRIRRLFSFQRHLLSSRLLRGAPHLNPLHILDEDYCGQAKCMLEKVGSWNFDIFLFDRLTNGNSLVFLTFHLLNQYGLIELFQLDMVKVRRFLVLVQEDYHNQNPYHNAVHAADVTQAMHCYLREPKLAQSLTSFDILLGLLAAATHDLDHPGVNQPFLIKTNHYLAALYRNTSVLENHHWRSAVGLLRETELFSHLPAEDSLSIERQLGSLILATDISRQNEYLSRFRTHLDENDLCLGHPSHRHFVLQMALKCADICNPCRPWELSKQWSEKVTEEFFHQGDIEKKHKLEISPLCDSEANTIASVQIGFMTYVVEPLFAEWARFSDTRLSQTMLGHLGLNKASWSAMEPEASGSSEEGESETGRATEEPSSRALSQGSQES, translated from the exons AGACGCGGAGCAATCTCCTATGACAGCTCTGATCAAACCGCTCTGTATATTCGCATGCTAG GAGCTTGTGTAATAttcaaacagctgttttcaa ATGTGAGAGTGAGAAGTCAGGTAGGCTTTGAACCTGAACGAAGAGGCTCGCACCCGTACCTGGGCGTTGATTTCCGCACTTTGCACT CCCGTGCTGAGTCAGCAGGGTCGATTCCAGCTCGGAGGATCCGGAGGCTCTTCAGTTTCCAGCGACACCTGCTCTCGTCCCGTCTGCTGCGAGGAGCGCCGCACCTCAACCCCCTCCACATCCTGGACGAGGACTACTGCGGTCAGGCCAAG TGTATGCTTGAAAAGGTTGGAAGCTGGAATTTTGATATATTCCTCTTTGACAGACTAACAAATG GAAACAGTCTTGTCTTCTTGACATTTCATTTGCTGAACCAGTATGGCCTCATCGAGCTCTTCCAGTTAGACATGGTTAAAGTGCGTCGATTTCTGG TTCTGGTTCAAGAAGACTACCACAATCAGAACCCTTATCATAATGCAGTCCATGCTGCTGATGTCACCCAGGCCATGCACTGTTACCTGAGAGAACCCAAG cTCGCCCAGTCCCTAACATCATTTGACATCCTCTTAGGGTTGCTGGCTGCAGCCACACACGATCTGGACCACCCTGGAGTCAACCAGCCTTTTCTCATTAAAACCAACCATTACCTTGCAGCTTTGTACCGG AATACCTCAGTTCTGGAGAACCATCACTGGAGGTCTGCAGTGGGACTGCTCAGAGAGACCGAACTCTTTTCCCATCTTCCTGCAGAAGACAG TCTGAGTATAGAGAGGCAGCTGGGGTCGCTTATTCTGGCCACTGATATCAGCCGACAGAATGAGTACTTGTCCCGGTTCAGGACACATCTGGATGAGAACGACTTGTGTTTAGGACACCCTTCTCATCGACATTTCGTTCTGCAG ATGGCCCTGAAGTGTGCAGATATCTGTAACCCGTGTAGACCATGGGAGCTCAGCAAACAGTGGAGTGAGAAGGTCACAGAGGAGTTCTTCCACCAAG GTGACATTGAGAAGAAGCATAAACTTGAAATCAGTCCACTGTGTGATAGTGAAGCCAACACCATAGCCAGTGTTCAGATCG GTTTCATGACTTACGTGGTGGAGCCTCTGTTTGCCGAGTGGGCTCGCTTTTCAGACACGCGGCTTTCTCAAACCATGCTCGGCCATTTGGGCCTGAACAAAGCCAGTTGGAGTGCCATGGAGCCCGAGGCGTCGGGGAGCTCAGAGGAGGGGGAATCCGAAACAGGCCGGGCCACAGAAGAGCCCAGTTCCAGAGCCTTATCTCAGGGAAGCCAAGAATCATGA
- the pde7a gene encoding high affinity cAMP-specific 3',5'-cyclic phosphodiesterase 7A isoform X10, whose protein sequence is MGIALIWSIITILVRWIFSKRRGAISYDSSDQTALYIRMLGACVIFKQLFSRDVRVRSQVGFEPERRGSHPYLGVDFRTLHSRAESAGSIPARRIRRLFSFQRHLLSSRLLRGAPHLNPLHILDEDYCGQAKCMLEKVGSWNFDIFLFDRLTNGNSLVFLTFHLLNQYGLIELFQLDMVKVRRFLVLVQEDYHNQNPYHNAVHAADVTQAMHCYLREPKLAQSLTSFDILLGLLAAATHDLDHPGVNQPFLIKTNHYLAALYRNTSVLENHHWRSAVGLLRETELFSHLPAEDSLSIERQLGSLILATDISRQNEYLSRFRTHLDENDLCLGHPSHRHFVLQMALKCADICNPCRPWELSKQWSEKVTEEFFHQGDIEKKHKLEISPLCDSEANTIASVQIGFMTYVVEPLFAEWARFSDTRLSQTMLGHLGLNKASWSAMEPEASGSSEEGESETGRATEEPSSRALSQGSQES, encoded by the exons AGACGCGGAGCAATCTCCTATGACAGCTCTGATCAAACCGCTCTGTATATTCGCATGCTAG GAGCTTGTGTAATAttcaaacagctgttttcaa GAGATGTGAGAGTGAGAAGTCAGGTAGGCTTTGAACCTGAACGAAGAGGCTCGCACCCGTACCTGGGCGTTGATTTCCGCACTTTGCACT CCCGTGCTGAGTCAGCAGGGTCGATTCCAGCTCGGAGGATCCGGAGGCTCTTCAGTTTCCAGCGACACCTGCTCTCGTCCCGTCTGCTGCGAGGAGCGCCGCACCTCAACCCCCTCCACATCCTGGACGAGGACTACTGCGGTCAGGCCAAG TGTATGCTTGAAAAGGTTGGAAGCTGGAATTTTGATATATTCCTCTTTGACAGACTAACAAATG GAAACAGTCTTGTCTTCTTGACATTTCATTTGCTGAACCAGTATGGCCTCATCGAGCTCTTCCAGTTAGACATGGTTAAAGTGCGTCGATTTCTGG TTCTGGTTCAAGAAGACTACCACAATCAGAACCCTTATCATAATGCAGTCCATGCTGCTGATGTCACCCAGGCCATGCACTGTTACCTGAGAGAACCCAAG cTCGCCCAGTCCCTAACATCATTTGACATCCTCTTAGGGTTGCTGGCTGCAGCCACACACGATCTGGACCACCCTGGAGTCAACCAGCCTTTTCTCATTAAAACCAACCATTACCTTGCAGCTTTGTACCGG AATACCTCAGTTCTGGAGAACCATCACTGGAGGTCTGCAGTGGGACTGCTCAGAGAGACCGAACTCTTTTCCCATCTTCCTGCAGAAGACAG TCTGAGTATAGAGAGGCAGCTGGGGTCGCTTATTCTGGCCACTGATATCAGCCGACAGAATGAGTACTTGTCCCGGTTCAGGACACATCTGGATGAGAACGACTTGTGTTTAGGACACCCTTCTCATCGACATTTCGTTCTGCAG ATGGCCCTGAAGTGTGCAGATATCTGTAACCCGTGTAGACCATGGGAGCTCAGCAAACAGTGGAGTGAGAAGGTCACAGAGGAGTTCTTCCACCAAG GTGACATTGAGAAGAAGCATAAACTTGAAATCAGTCCACTGTGTGATAGTGAAGCCAACACCATAGCCAGTGTTCAGATCG GTTTCATGACTTACGTGGTGGAGCCTCTGTTTGCCGAGTGGGCTCGCTTTTCAGACACGCGGCTTTCTCAAACCATGCTCGGCCATTTGGGCCTGAACAAAGCCAGTTGGAGTGCCATGGAGCCCGAGGCGTCGGGGAGCTCAGAGGAGGGGGAATCCGAAACAGGCCGGGCCACAGAAGAGCCCAGTTCCAGAGCCTTATCTCAGGGAAGCCAAGAATCATGA
- the pde7a gene encoding high affinity cAMP-specific 3',5'-cyclic phosphodiesterase 7A isoform X2 — MELCYQLPVLPLDRPVPKHVLSRRGAISFSSSSSLFGAPDPRQLSQRRGAISYDSSDQTALYIRMLAVTNKTIKPSFVFTPGACVIFKQLFSNVRVRSQVGFEPERRGSHPYLGVDFRTLHSRAESAGSIPARRIRRLFSFQRHLLSSRLLRGAPHLNPLHILDEDYCGQAKCMLEKVGSWNFDIFLFDRLTNGNSLVFLTFHLLNQYGLIELFQLDMVKVRRFLVLVQEDYHNQNPYHNAVHAADVTQAMHCYLREPKLAQSLTSFDILLGLLAAATHDLDHPGVNQPFLIKTNHYLAALYRNTSVLENHHWRSAVGLLRETELFSHLPAEDSLSIERQLGSLILATDISRQNEYLSRFRTHLDENDLCLGHPSHRHFVLQMALKCADICNPCRPWELSKQWSEKVTEEFFHQGDIEKKHKLEISPLCDSEANTIASVQIGFMTYVVEPLFAEWARFSDTRLSQTMLGHLGLNKASWSAMEPEASGSSEEGESETGRATEEPSSRALSQGSQES, encoded by the exons AGACGCGGAGCAATCTCCTATGACAGCTCTGATCAAACCGCTCTGTATATTCGCATGCTAG ctgtgacaaacaaaacaatcaaaccCTCATTCGTGTTTACACCAG GAGCTTGTGTAATAttcaaacagctgttttcaa ATGTGAGAGTGAGAAGTCAGGTAGGCTTTGAACCTGAACGAAGAGGCTCGCACCCGTACCTGGGCGTTGATTTCCGCACTTTGCACT CCCGTGCTGAGTCAGCAGGGTCGATTCCAGCTCGGAGGATCCGGAGGCTCTTCAGTTTCCAGCGACACCTGCTCTCGTCCCGTCTGCTGCGAGGAGCGCCGCACCTCAACCCCCTCCACATCCTGGACGAGGACTACTGCGGTCAGGCCAAG TGTATGCTTGAAAAGGTTGGAAGCTGGAATTTTGATATATTCCTCTTTGACAGACTAACAAATG GAAACAGTCTTGTCTTCTTGACATTTCATTTGCTGAACCAGTATGGCCTCATCGAGCTCTTCCAGTTAGACATGGTTAAAGTGCGTCGATTTCTGG TTCTGGTTCAAGAAGACTACCACAATCAGAACCCTTATCATAATGCAGTCCATGCTGCTGATGTCACCCAGGCCATGCACTGTTACCTGAGAGAACCCAAG cTCGCCCAGTCCCTAACATCATTTGACATCCTCTTAGGGTTGCTGGCTGCAGCCACACACGATCTGGACCACCCTGGAGTCAACCAGCCTTTTCTCATTAAAACCAACCATTACCTTGCAGCTTTGTACCGG AATACCTCAGTTCTGGAGAACCATCACTGGAGGTCTGCAGTGGGACTGCTCAGAGAGACCGAACTCTTTTCCCATCTTCCTGCAGAAGACAG TCTGAGTATAGAGAGGCAGCTGGGGTCGCTTATTCTGGCCACTGATATCAGCCGACAGAATGAGTACTTGTCCCGGTTCAGGACACATCTGGATGAGAACGACTTGTGTTTAGGACACCCTTCTCATCGACATTTCGTTCTGCAG ATGGCCCTGAAGTGTGCAGATATCTGTAACCCGTGTAGACCATGGGAGCTCAGCAAACAGTGGAGTGAGAAGGTCACAGAGGAGTTCTTCCACCAAG GTGACATTGAGAAGAAGCATAAACTTGAAATCAGTCCACTGTGTGATAGTGAAGCCAACACCATAGCCAGTGTTCAGATCG GTTTCATGACTTACGTGGTGGAGCCTCTGTTTGCCGAGTGGGCTCGCTTTTCAGACACGCGGCTTTCTCAAACCATGCTCGGCCATTTGGGCCTGAACAAAGCCAGTTGGAGTGCCATGGAGCCCGAGGCGTCGGGGAGCTCAGAGGAGGGGGAATCCGAAACAGGCCGGGCCACAGAAGAGCCCAGTTCCAGAGCCTTATCTCAGGGAAGCCAAGAATCATGA
- the pde7a gene encoding high affinity cAMP-specific 3',5'-cyclic phosphodiesterase 7A isoform X4 translates to MELCYQLPVLPLDRPVPKHVLSRRGAISFSSSSSLFGAPDPRQLSQRRGAISYDSSDQTALYIRMLAVTNKTIKPSFVFTPDVRVRSQVGFEPERRGSHPYLGVDFRTLHSRAESAGSIPARRIRRLFSFQRHLLSSRLLRGAPHLNPLHILDEDYCGQAKCMLEKVGSWNFDIFLFDRLTNGNSLVFLTFHLLNQYGLIELFQLDMVKVRRFLVLVQEDYHNQNPYHNAVHAADVTQAMHCYLREPKLAQSLTSFDILLGLLAAATHDLDHPGVNQPFLIKTNHYLAALYRNTSVLENHHWRSAVGLLRETELFSHLPAEDSLSIERQLGSLILATDISRQNEYLSRFRTHLDENDLCLGHPSHRHFVLQMALKCADICNPCRPWELSKQWSEKVTEEFFHQGDIEKKHKLEISPLCDSEANTIASVQIGFMTYVVEPLFAEWARFSDTRLSQTMLGHLGLNKASWSAMEPEASGSSEEGESETGRATEEPSSRALSQGSQES, encoded by the exons AGACGCGGAGCAATCTCCTATGACAGCTCTGATCAAACCGCTCTGTATATTCGCATGCTAG ctgtgacaaacaaaacaatcaaaccCTCATTCGTGTTTACACCAG ATGTGAGAGTGAGAAGTCAGGTAGGCTTTGAACCTGAACGAAGAGGCTCGCACCCGTACCTGGGCGTTGATTTCCGCACTTTGCACT CCCGTGCTGAGTCAGCAGGGTCGATTCCAGCTCGGAGGATCCGGAGGCTCTTCAGTTTCCAGCGACACCTGCTCTCGTCCCGTCTGCTGCGAGGAGCGCCGCACCTCAACCCCCTCCACATCCTGGACGAGGACTACTGCGGTCAGGCCAAG TGTATGCTTGAAAAGGTTGGAAGCTGGAATTTTGATATATTCCTCTTTGACAGACTAACAAATG GAAACAGTCTTGTCTTCTTGACATTTCATTTGCTGAACCAGTATGGCCTCATCGAGCTCTTCCAGTTAGACATGGTTAAAGTGCGTCGATTTCTGG TTCTGGTTCAAGAAGACTACCACAATCAGAACCCTTATCATAATGCAGTCCATGCTGCTGATGTCACCCAGGCCATGCACTGTTACCTGAGAGAACCCAAG cTCGCCCAGTCCCTAACATCATTTGACATCCTCTTAGGGTTGCTGGCTGCAGCCACACACGATCTGGACCACCCTGGAGTCAACCAGCCTTTTCTCATTAAAACCAACCATTACCTTGCAGCTTTGTACCGG AATACCTCAGTTCTGGAGAACCATCACTGGAGGTCTGCAGTGGGACTGCTCAGAGAGACCGAACTCTTTTCCCATCTTCCTGCAGAAGACAG TCTGAGTATAGAGAGGCAGCTGGGGTCGCTTATTCTGGCCACTGATATCAGCCGACAGAATGAGTACTTGTCCCGGTTCAGGACACATCTGGATGAGAACGACTTGTGTTTAGGACACCCTTCTCATCGACATTTCGTTCTGCAG ATGGCCCTGAAGTGTGCAGATATCTGTAACCCGTGTAGACCATGGGAGCTCAGCAAACAGTGGAGTGAGAAGGTCACAGAGGAGTTCTTCCACCAAG GTGACATTGAGAAGAAGCATAAACTTGAAATCAGTCCACTGTGTGATAGTGAAGCCAACACCATAGCCAGTGTTCAGATCG GTTTCATGACTTACGTGGTGGAGCCTCTGTTTGCCGAGTGGGCTCGCTTTTCAGACACGCGGCTTTCTCAAACCATGCTCGGCCATTTGGGCCTGAACAAAGCCAGTTGGAGTGCCATGGAGCCCGAGGCGTCGGGGAGCTCAGAGGAGGGGGAATCCGAAACAGGCCGGGCCACAGAAGAGCCCAGTTCCAGAGCCTTATCTCAGGGAAGCCAAGAATCATGA